A portion of the Cygnus olor isolate bCygOlo1 chromosome 15, bCygOlo1.pri.v2, whole genome shotgun sequence genome contains these proteins:
- the NME3 gene encoding nucleoside diphosphate kinase 3 isoform X1 — MICLVLAVFASVLHCARPGATERTFVAIKPDGVQRQLVGEIIRRFERKGFRLLGLKLLQASEELLKEHYVALRDRPFYGRLVKYMSSGPVVAMVWQGLDVVKMARMMIGETNPAESLPGTIRGDFCIDVGRNVIHGSDSVESARQEISLWFRPEELMCWEDAAEHWIYE, encoded by the exons ATGATCTGCCTGGTGCTGGCCGTGTTCGCCAGCGTCCTGCACTGCG cccgTCCCGGTGCCACGGAGCGCACCTTCGTGGCCATCAAGCCGGATGGAGTCCAGCGGCAGCTGGTCGGGGAGATCATCCGGCGGTTCGAGAGGAAGGGCTtcaggctgctggggctgaagcTGCTGCAG GCCTcggaggagctgctgaaggagcaCTACGTCGCCCTGCGGGACCGGCCCTTCTACGGGCGGCTGGTGAAGTACATGAGCTCCGGGCCCGTGGTCGCCATG GTCTGGCAGGGCCTGGATGTGGTCAAGATGGCTCGTATGATGATCGGGGAGACTAACCCAGCCGAATCCCTGCCTGGCACCATCCGAGGAGACTTCTGCATTGATGTTGGGAG GAACGTGATTCACGGCAGCGACTCGGTCGAGAGTGCCCGGCAGGAGATCTCCCTCTGGTTCCGCCCCGAGGAGCTGATGTGCTGGGAGGACGCGGCCGAGCACTGGATCTACGAGTGA
- the LOC121078362 gene encoding TBC1 domain family member 24-like isoform X1: MDEYSCFVDWDKMDVTVQSQDAKDLTCTEFQELKQLARQGYWAKNHSLRAKVYHKLISNIPCRTVTPDANVYRDIVVKVVGKRNSNSLPLPEFVDDSLVPTYCLNAEGIGAVRKIILCIANQFPDISFCPALPSVIALLLHYSKDEAECFEQVCRILACNDPSKRLIDQTFLAFESSCMTFGDLVNKYCQAAHKLMVAVSEDVLEVYSDWQRWLFGELPMAYIARVFDVFLVEGYKVLYRVALAILKFFHKVRAGQPMESDSIQQDIRAFVRDVAKSVSPERLLEKAFAIRLFSRKEIQLLQMANEKALQQKGITVKQKRNKRRKSPQGAMGQ; the protein is encoded by the exons ATGGATGAATACAGCTGCTTTGTGGATTGGGACAAAATGGATGTTACTGTCCAGAGCCAGGATGCAAAGGACCTAACCTGCACGGAGTTCCAGGAACTCAAGCAGCTGGCCCGACAAGGCTACTGGGCCAAGAACCATTCTCTGAGAGCCAAAGTGTACCACAAGCTAATTAGCAATATCCCATGCCGCACAGTGACCCCGGACGCAAATGTTTACCGTGACATTGTTGTGAAGGTTGTTGGAAAGCGTAACAGTAACTCCCTGCCACTACCAGAGTTTGTTGACGACAGCCTCGTCCCTACGTACTGCTTGAATGCTGAAGGCATTGGGGCAGTCAGGAAGATTATTTTGTGCATTGCAAATCAGTTCCCAGACATATCGTTTTGCCCAGCACTGCCTTCTGTGATAGCTTTGCTCCTTCACTACAGCAAGGATGAGGCAGAGTGTTTTGAACAGGTTTGCCGCATCCTTGCTTGCAATGACCCTTCTAAGCGGCTCATTGATCAGACATTCCTAGCCTTTGAGTCCTCGTGCATGACTTTCGGGGACCTGGTTAACAAGTACTGTCAGGCAGCACACAAGCTGATGGTGGCAGTGTCTGAGGACGTGTTAGAGGTATACTCGGACTGGCAGCGGTGGCTCTTTGGAGAGCTGCCCATGGCATACATTGCTCGGGTCTTTGACGTGTTTCTGGTGGAGGGCTACAAAGTTCTCTATCGTGTTGCACTGGCTATTCTGAAATTTTTTCACAAAGTCAGAGCTGGGCAGCCCATGGAGTCTGACAGCATACAGCAGGATATTCGAGCTTTTGTGAGAGACGTTGCGAAGTCAGTGTCTCCAGAGAGGCTTCTGGAAAAAGCCTTTGCTATCCGCCTTTTCTCACGGAAGGAGatccagctgctgcagatggCCAACGAGAAGGCTTTACAGCAGAAGGGCATCACAGTCAAACAGAAAAG aaacaagaggaggaaaagcccGCAGGGAGCAATGGGCCAATGA
- the EME2 gene encoding LOW QUALITY PROTEIN: probable crossover junction endonuclease EME2 (The sequence of the model RefSeq protein was modified relative to this genomic sequence to represent the inferred CDS: inserted 2 bases in 1 codon; deleted 2 bases in 1 codon; substituted 1 base at 1 genomic stop codon) has protein sequence MAAEAPLSTAPLPVPVPVPVPPPQRFSTRGGEPPCAPAESRRAWPWVVRSAPLARVLCGAGFGRCWGARAAPRAPRGHSRGLSPGGLLKDPASDIWIKVLSSLDCKXSFEPQAIPCSITWRRNMASTLSAPDDSTVKTEGEKEVLVLVEPEDFLKRLFSLTQSFVDAPPGSQPVLNQVLPLASPEGSSTRTYSPAVVGLGAYRCNREQDRQQARSPAKQRPGSQPGPELSMTQREILETLVVLPLWGNTEVLFLDTWQEFGEHVSALTKVIAKRPYKRQQEMHELPFCTAGISGSRVRVEKDGTGLWQVWKRQIQQFNRVSPATAAAVAEAYPSPSLLVQAYKECSTDDEXLLLLSDIPVKSDVVGQDRRLGPDLCRHIYLFMVSTDPNLVLDLTA, from the exons ATGGCGGCGGAGGCGCCGCTCTccacggccccgctgccggtcccggtcccggtcccggtcccgccCC CTCAGCGGTTCTCCACCCGAGGAGGGGAGCCCCCCTGTGCTCCAGCAGAGTCCCGTCGTGCCTGGCCTTGGGTTGTACGGAGTGCGCCGCTGGCACGGGTGCTGTGCGGTGCGGGATTCGGCCGGTGCTGGGGTGCCCGCGCTGCTCCCCGTGCTCCCCGAGGGCATTCCCGCGGCCTCTCTCCCGGGG gTCTCCTCAAAGATCCTGCCTCAGACATTTGGATCAAGGTTTTAAGTTCCTTGGACTGTAAATAATCTTTTGAGCCTCAGGCAATTCCCTGCAGCATAACCTGGAGGAGAAACATGGCAAGCACTCTGTCTGCTCCG GATGACTCCACGGTGAAGACTgaaggggagaaggaggtgCTGGTGTTAGTGGAGCCAGAAGATTTTCTAAAGCGCCTCTTTTCCCTAACCCAG AGTTTTGTCGATGCCCCACCAGGGAGTCAGCCGGTTCTGAACCAAGTACTGCCTTTGGCCAGCCCGGAGGGCTCCTCCACCAGAACCTACAGCCCAGCCGTCGTGGGGCTGGGTGCCTACCG GTGTAACCGGGAGCAGGACAGGCAGCAGGCACGGAGCCCTGCAAAGCAACGTCCCGGA tcccagcctggccctgagcTGTCCATGACTCAGCGGGAGATACTGGAG ACGCTGGTGGTGCTTCCGCTGTGGGGTAACACTGAGGTACTCTTCCTAGACACGTGGCAGGAATTTGGTGAACACGTTTCTGCGCTGACAAAGGTGATAGCGAAACGCCCGTACAA gaggcagcaggagatgcACGAGTTGCCTTTCTGCACTGCGGGGATCTCAGGCAGCAGGGTGCGAGTGGAGAAGGATGGCACGGGACTGTGGCAGGTGTGGAAGAGACAAATCCAGCAGTTTAATAGGGTCAGCCCTGCAACggcagcagcagtagcagaagCATATCCCTCCCCAAGCCTCCTGGTACAG GCCTACAAAGAGTGCAGCACGGATGATGA ACTACTTCTGCTGAGTGACATCCCAGTGAAATCGGATGTCGTTGGGCAGGACCGCCGCCTTGGGCCAGACTTATGCCGCCACATCTACCTCTTCATGGTATCCACCGACCCCAACCTTGTCCTGGACCTGACGGCGTAG
- the NME3 gene encoding nucleoside diphosphate kinase 3 isoform X2 — MICLVLAVFASVLHCARPGATERTFVAIKPDGVQRQLVGEIIRRFERKGFRLLGLKLLQASEELLKEHYVALRDRPFYGRLVKYMSSGPVVAMVWQGLDVVKMARMMIGETNPAESLPGTIRGDFCIDVGRRGLLGVCSSTQDCQAEKRKGGALSVFSQGSRAPRGHSALPGTRV, encoded by the exons ATGATCTGCCTGGTGCTGGCCGTGTTCGCCAGCGTCCTGCACTGCG cccgTCCCGGTGCCACGGAGCGCACCTTCGTGGCCATCAAGCCGGATGGAGTCCAGCGGCAGCTGGTCGGGGAGATCATCCGGCGGTTCGAGAGGAAGGGCTtcaggctgctggggctgaagcTGCTGCAG GCCTcggaggagctgctgaaggagcaCTACGTCGCCCTGCGGGACCGGCCCTTCTACGGGCGGCTGGTGAAGTACATGAGCTCCGGGCCCGTGGTCGCCATG GTCTGGCAGGGCCTGGATGTGGTCAAGATGGCTCGTATGATGATCGGGGAGACTAACCCAGCCGAATCCCTGCCTGGCACCATCCGAGGAGACTTCTGCATTGATGTTGGGAG GAGGGGTTTGCTTGGCGTTTGCTCCAGCACCCAGGACTGTCAGGctgagaagaggaagggaggagcCCTCTCGGTCTTctcccaggggagcagggcacCCCGAGGGCACTCAGCTCTACCAGGCACCCGAGTCTGA
- the NME3 gene encoding nucleoside diphosphate kinase 3 isoform X3, whose amino-acid sequence MICLVLAVFASVLHCARPGATERTFVAIKPDGVQRQLVGEIIRRFERKGFRLLGLKLLQASEELLKEHYVALRDRPFYGRLVKYMSSGPVVAMVWQGLDVVKMARMMIGETNPAESLPGTIRGDFCIDVGRSPPSPP is encoded by the exons ATGATCTGCCTGGTGCTGGCCGTGTTCGCCAGCGTCCTGCACTGCG cccgTCCCGGTGCCACGGAGCGCACCTTCGTGGCCATCAAGCCGGATGGAGTCCAGCGGCAGCTGGTCGGGGAGATCATCCGGCGGTTCGAGAGGAAGGGCTtcaggctgctggggctgaagcTGCTGCAG GCCTcggaggagctgctgaaggagcaCTACGTCGCCCTGCGGGACCGGCCCTTCTACGGGCGGCTGGTGAAGTACATGAGCTCCGGGCCCGTGGTCGCCATG GTCTGGCAGGGCCTGGATGTGGTCAAGATGGCTCGTATGATGATCGGGGAGACTAACCCAGCCGAATCCCTGCCTGGCACCATCCGAGGAGACTTCTGCATTGATGTTGGGAG ATCACCGCCGTCACCCCCGTGA
- the LOC121078362 gene encoding TBC1 domain family member 24-like isoform X2, protein MDEYSCFVDWDKMDVTVQSQDAKDLTCTEFQELKQLARQGYWAKNHSLRAKVYHKLISNIPCRTVTPDANVYRDIVVKVVGKRNSNSLPLPEFVDDSLVPTYCLNAEGIGAVRKIILCIANQFPDISFCPALPSVIALLLHYSKDEAECFEQVCRILACNDPSKRLIDQTFLAFESSCMTFGDLVNKYCQAAHKLMVAVSEDVLEVYSDWQRWLFGELPMAYIARVFDVFLVEGYKVLYRVALAILKFFHKVRAGQPMESDSIQQDIRAFVRDVAKSVSPERLLEKAFAIRLFSRKEIQLLQMANEKALQQKGITVKQKSVASPKR, encoded by the exons ATGGATGAATACAGCTGCTTTGTGGATTGGGACAAAATGGATGTTACTGTCCAGAGCCAGGATGCAAAGGACCTAACCTGCACGGAGTTCCAGGAACTCAAGCAGCTGGCCCGACAAGGCTACTGGGCCAAGAACCATTCTCTGAGAGCCAAAGTGTACCACAAGCTAATTAGCAATATCCCATGCCGCACAGTGACCCCGGACGCAAATGTTTACCGTGACATTGTTGTGAAGGTTGTTGGAAAGCGTAACAGTAACTCCCTGCCACTACCAGAGTTTGTTGACGACAGCCTCGTCCCTACGTACTGCTTGAATGCTGAAGGCATTGGGGCAGTCAGGAAGATTATTTTGTGCATTGCAAATCAGTTCCCAGACATATCGTTTTGCCCAGCACTGCCTTCTGTGATAGCTTTGCTCCTTCACTACAGCAAGGATGAGGCAGAGTGTTTTGAACAGGTTTGCCGCATCCTTGCTTGCAATGACCCTTCTAAGCGGCTCATTGATCAGACATTCCTAGCCTTTGAGTCCTCGTGCATGACTTTCGGGGACCTGGTTAACAAGTACTGTCAGGCAGCACACAAGCTGATGGTGGCAGTGTCTGAGGACGTGTTAGAGGTATACTCGGACTGGCAGCGGTGGCTCTTTGGAGAGCTGCCCATGGCATACATTGCTCGGGTCTTTGACGTGTTTCTGGTGGAGGGCTACAAAGTTCTCTATCGTGTTGCACTGGCTATTCTGAAATTTTTTCACAAAGTCAGAGCTGGGCAGCCCATGGAGTCTGACAGCATACAGCAGGATATTCGAGCTTTTGTGAGAGACGTTGCGAAGTCAGTGTCTCCAGAGAGGCTTCTGGAAAAAGCCTTTGCTATCCGCCTTTTCTCACGGAAGGAGatccagctgctgcagatggCCAACGAGAAGGCTTTACAGCAGAAGGGCATCACAGTCAAACAGAAAAG TGTGGCATCTCCAAAAAGGTAG